The Manis javanica isolate MJ-LG chromosome 4, MJ_LKY, whole genome shotgun sequence genome contains a region encoding:
- the SEC22B gene encoding vesicle-trafficking protein SEC22b codes for MVLLTMIARVADGLPLAASMQEDEQSGRDLQQYQSQAKQLFRKLNEQSPTRCTLEAGAMTFHYIIEQGVCYLVLCEAAFPKKLAFAYLEDLHSEFDEQHGKKVPTVSRPYSFIEFDTYIQKTKKLYIDSRARRNLGSINTELQDVQRIMVANIEEVLQRGEALSALDSKANNLSSLSKKYRQDAKYLNMRSIYAKLTAVAVFFIMLIVYVRFWWL; via the exons ATGGTGTTGCTCACTATGATCGCCCGAGTCGCGGACGGGCTCCCGCTGGCCGCTTCGATGCAGGAGGACGAACAG TCTGGCCGGGACCTTCAGCAGTACCAGAGTCAGGCTAAGCAGCTCTTTAGAAAGTTGAATGAACAGTCCCCTACCAGATGTACCTTGGAAGCTGGTGCCATGACTTTTCA CTACATTATTGAGCAGGGGGTGTGTTACTTGGTTTTGTGTGAAGCTGCCTTCCCTAAGAAGTTGGCTTTTGCCTACCTAGAAGATTTGCACTCAGAGTTTGATGAACAGCATGGGAAGAAGGTGCCCACTGTGTCTAGACCCTATTCCTTTATTGAGTTTG ATACCTACATACAGAAAACCAAGAAGCTCTACATTGACAGTCGTGCTCGGAGAAACCTAGGCTCCATCAACACTGAATTGCAAGATGTGCAGAGGATCATGGTGGCCAATATTGAAGAGGTGTTACAACGTGGAGAAGCACTCTCAG CATTGGATTCAAAGGCTAACAATTTGTCCAGTCTGTCCAAGAAATACCGCCAGGATGCGAAGTACTTGAACATGCGTTCCATTTATGCCAAACTTACAGCAGTAGCTGTATTTTTCATCATGTTAATAGTGTATGTGCGATTCTGGTGGCTGTGA